The Hydrogenimonas thermophila genome contains the following window.
GTTTGAATAACCTGTTCCAAAATCATCAATCGCTATCTTTGCACCTAAACTCCTTATTGTCTCAACAAAACGCTGAGCTTCTTCATAACCATCCATACTTTCACTCTCAAGTAGTTCAAAAATAATTCTCTCAGGTTCAGGAAATCTTTTCACTTCCTCATAAATCATGTTCATAGTATCTCTATTAAGCAAATCTATAATACTCAAATTTATTGATACTGCATAAGGTAATGATTTAAATTGCTCAAAACTTTTTTGAACTACTACTCTTGTTAAAGAGTGGTAATATTTTGATCTTTTAACCACATCTAAAAAGAGCCCAGGAGGTACTATATTGCCACTCATATCGATCATTCTAACCAATGATTCATATTTGATTATATTACCATCTTTATCAACAATAGGCTGATAATATGGAACAATATGATCTGACAATATAGCTATTCTAACTGCTTTAAGCATCTCAATATTTTGCTTCTCTTCAGCTCTTTGTTGTGGTTTTTTATCATAAACATAAACATCAATATGCCTATTTTCTGCTTCGTGTACAGCTATATCTGCTTCTTCAAGCAAAAATTCATTAGATGTACTAACACCCACATGAACTTCAATATTTATATCAAAGTCTAACTCTTCAAAAATAAATGTACCCTCTTCTATATCTATAACTATATTTTTCAAACATTCAACAAACTCATCAAGAGTCCTATCTTTAAATCCAAGTAGAACAAACTCATCTGAACCACTTCTATATAATTTTAACTCCCCATTATACTCTTCAATCATTGCAGAAATTCGTTGAGAAAGTGCAAGTAAAATCTGATTTCCTACCTCAACTCCATAAGTATCATTTATTGATTTAAATCTGTAAATATCAATAAGTGCCAATTTACAATCAGGCATAGATTTAATATCTTTCTCTAATGCAACTCTATTTGGAATTTTTAATTCAGGATCCATTAATATTTGCGACTCAAGTTCACGCCTAACCTCTTCTAACTCTTTTGTTCTGGAAGCAACAGCCTCTTTTAACTGTGTATAATAACTACGCAACATTTTTCCAAGTTCAATAAGATCATTTTTAATTAATGAAATTTCATCATCTCCCTTTTCGGGTTTTATTTTGTCAACAATATCAAATTGTTTATGCCTAAAAGCTTCACTCAATTTATATACTGAATCTATTCTTGACTTTAAACGTCTTGCAATAATATACATTACTAAACCAAAAAGCAAAATCACGGCTAAAACTATAGAGCCATGCATCAGCATTCCAGTTAAAAAGTTTTTATTATATTCTGAAATAGGATGAAGTACTCCTACTTTTCCTATCTCCTCACCTCTAAAACCTATAAGTGACTGAAGTGTAAGCAAATACTCTTCATCCTTAAAATCAATTGTCTGTACTCTTTTTGAAAAATCAATTTTTTCTATTATTGTGTTATTTACACCTTTTGTTTTTGCACCCAAAAGCCAATCATTCCAAGATTTTCCCAAATTAGCATAATATTTGTATGCATTAGGTGAAAGATAACGTAATGCCTCTAACCTATAAGTTAAAAAAACAGGAACTTGTACTAACTTTCCTAAAAAATCAGGGAGCCACTCTAACTTTGCACCAAGAGAAAGCCCTCCAAGTATTGTTCCATTTTTATCAAAAATAGGATATGTAGAACGTACCCCTGCATAAGATTTGCATACCATTAAGTGGTCACTTGGCTTAAATGAACTAGTAACCCAAACAATATCACCACGCACATTTTTTACATTTATAGGCTTAATTGAACTATTTGAAAAATTATAAAAGTTTTCTGCAGGAGGTTTAAAAAAGTGAATTTCATAAAGTAGTTTTTTACTATATGCAAGTTTCCAAAAACTACTTAAATGTTTTTCTATAATTTCAGGCTTATTATAAAGATAAGCATCGATTACCTCTTTATCATTTGCAATCATCATTGACAAAAGATGCAACTGCTCCTTTTTTAACCTTAGTAGTAAATTCAAATCACTAGAATCAGTTTTTAAAAAAGTTTGTTTATATTTTTCTAACCCACTATAATAGTTTGTTATCTCAGCAAGAAAATATAAAACTACTATAAATAGCGTAGTCAATATAACAAAGCGGAAAGAAATTTTCATTTATTGTAGTCCATCATAAAAAATTGTAAAATAGAGCATTACTTATTTTAAACTTATATTTTAACATTTCCTATATTATCATAGTAACATTAAAAAAAAATATAAACCTACTTAGGCTTTAACTAAATCAAGAATAGTTTTTACAATCTTACAAGCTCCATTTTGACTTATCATTGTTCCAAGTCTCTTACTAACTACTTCTATATTTGAGTCAATAATATTTAAAAAAATATCTCTCTCCAACATATTTTGTCTTACAACCCAACCTGCATTCATTCCAACATGGTAAGCAGCATTATAGTATTGATGATCTCCTGCAGCATAAGGGTAAGGAATAAACAGAGTTGGAATTTGAGCAGCGGTAAGTTCCCACAATGTACTAGCTCCTGCACGACTTACAGCAAGATCTGCTTTTTCAATACGTAAATAAATCTCTTTATCAAATGCAAAAACATCTGCTTCTATATTTAATTTTTTATACTCTTTACTTACACGCTCATAATCACGCTTGCCAGTCTGATGAATAATTCCAATTCCCAGTTTTTGAAGTTCTGGAGCAAGTTGCAAAGCAAAATCGTTAATTGCCTTGGCTCCTTGACTTCCTCCTAAAAAAATAACTCTTTTAACTTCAGATCGCACACGAGCAGTTTTAAAAAAGTTTTCACTAACAGGGTAATCTACAGGGTCACTGCCATATGAAGAGAAAAAGTGTTTAGAAAAAGGTTTTAAAATCTTATTTAAACGACCTGTGAGAGCATTTTGTTCATGTATAAAAAGTGGTATTCTTATCAAAATAGCAGCAAATGATGCAGGAGCAGCAGAAAAACCGCCTACACTGAGAACTGCATCAATATTGTGAGCTTTCATAAACTCTTTTGCCTGCAGCATTGATTTGAATATTTGTGATATAGAGTAAAGTTTGTCTAGCCCTTTTTGATTGACTACACCTCTAGTAGGAAGAAAGAGCTTATCTTTAAAATCATCATCTTTTTCAAACCAGGCTCTGTCTTGTCCACTTTCAGAGCCTATGTAGTATGTATTTATACCACGCTTTAAAAGCTCATCTTTCACAGACCTGACAATAGCTAAATGCCCACCAGTTCCACCACCAGTTAAAAGAATGTTACAATGTTGCATAAATATCTTCCAGCATTCCTAGAAGCTTTTCATAACTTATATTTGAGTCACTCTTTAAAATCTCTTGCATTACGACATTATCTTCTTTCCCATTCCAAACCTTCTTGTAAGAACCCTCTTTATAGCCGTGTTGCTGTCTAAATTGGTTGAGTGCATTTTTACCTATATAAAGTCGATATACATCATCAAAACTCATTCC
Protein-coding sequences here:
- the murG gene encoding undecaprenyldiphospho-muramoylpentapeptide beta-N-acetylglucosaminyltransferase, with amino-acid sequence MQHCNILLTGGGTGGHLAIVRSVKDELLKRGINTYYIGSESGQDRAWFEKDDDFKDKLFLPTRGVVNQKGLDKLYSISQIFKSMLQAKEFMKAHNIDAVLSVGGFSAAPASFAAILIRIPLFIHEQNALTGRLNKILKPFSKHFFSSYGSDPVDYPVSENFFKTARVRSEVKRVIFLGGSQGAKAINDFALQLAPELQKLGIGIIHQTGKRDYERVSKEYKKLNIEADVFAFDKEIYLRIEKADLAVSRAGASTLWELTAAQIPTLFIPYPYAAGDHQYYNAAYHVGMNAGWVVRQNMLERDIFLNIIDSNIEVVSKRLGTMISQNGACKIVKTILDLVKA
- a CDS encoding EAL domain-containing protein; this encodes MKISFRFVILTTLFIVVLYFLAEITNYYSGLEKYKQTFLKTDSSDLNLLLRLKKEQLHLLSMMIANDKEVIDAYLYNKPEIIEKHLSSFWKLAYSKKLLYEIHFFKPPAENFYNFSNSSIKPINVKNVRGDIVWVTSSFKPSDHLMVCKSYAGVRSTYPIFDKNGTILGGLSLGAKLEWLPDFLGKLVQVPVFLTYRLEALRYLSPNAYKYYANLGKSWNDWLLGAKTKGVNNTIIEKIDFSKRVQTIDFKDEEYLLTLQSLIGFRGEEIGKVGVLHPISEYNKNFLTGMLMHGSIVLAVILLFGLVMYIIARRLKSRIDSVYKLSEAFRHKQFDIVDKIKPEKGDDEISLIKNDLIELGKMLRSYYTQLKEAVASRTKELEEVRRELESQILMDPELKIPNRVALEKDIKSMPDCKLALIDIYRFKSINDTYGVEVGNQILLALSQRISAMIEEYNGELKLYRSGSDEFVLLGFKDRTLDEFVECLKNIVIDIEEGTFIFEELDFDINIEVHVGVSTSNEFLLEEADIAVHEAENRHIDVYVYDKKPQQRAEEKQNIEMLKAVRIAILSDHIVPYYQPIVDKDGNIIKYESLVRMIDMSGNIVPPGLFLDVVKRSKYYHSLTRVVVQKSFEQFKSLPYAVSINLSIIDLLNRDTMNMIYEEVKRFPEPERIIFELLESESMDGYEEAQRFVETIRSLGAKIAIDDFGTGYSNFSYLATLQPDFIKIDGSLIRNLPNDEKSYQIVKSIVQFSKALGVGTVAEFVSSEEVFKAAKDIGIEQFQGYYFGKPEPELKKASNGRN